From Coffea arabica cultivar ET-39 chromosome 2e, Coffea Arabica ET-39 HiFi, whole genome shotgun sequence, the proteins below share one genomic window:
- the LOC113730742 gene encoding uncharacterized protein isoform X4 translates to MNKDPSSLMLSTVMKNLKGLGYLFKIYALQDGDAREIWEEIGGEILNLSPERHGHIDWSIFEGIIADSLEVKDAISSLMQEPFCSIPLVWIIQEDTLANRLQMYERNQWNHIISHWKSAFCRANVVVFPDYSLPMLYSVLDTGNFFVIPGSPVDVWAAESYTKTHSKLVLRKENGFCEDDVVVLVIGSSFFFAELSWDYAVAMHDLEPLLLNYAGREEGKETFKFVFLCGNSSSQYDDALQDIATRLGLYQGSLRHFGVHGDPNGLILMADIVLYASPQDEQGFPPLLTRAMSFGMPIVALENPVIKRHVADQVQGMIVAKHNPDALIKAFSLLISEAKLLKLAHSIASSGRLLAKNMLASECVMSYAKLLENILNFPSDVLLPGNTSQLKQTSWEWNFFQEEIDKKAGDLANPHSRGYGLSLGVVYNIEEDMANLLPLKNVSGNDLEALDGDFPTHLDWDILREMESSEELESLEMEEIEERMEKAIGDWDELYRNARKSEKLKFEMNERDEGELERTGQPLCIYEIYHGAGAWQFLHHGSLYRGLSLSTRARRLRSDDVDAVARLPVLNDTYYRDVLCEIGGMFSVANGVDNIHKRPWIGFQSWRAAGRKASLSTKAEQVLEEVVQKNTKGDVIYFWAMLDMDGGFMGRNDVLTFWSMCDILNGGNCRSAFEDAFRIMYALPSHVEALPPMPEDGGRWSALHSWVMPTSSFLEFIMFSRIFVDSLDYLRVNSSNMTSCLLGSSVLEKQHCYCRVMELLVNVWAYHSARRMVYIDPHSGLLEEQHPIEQRKGFMWAKYFNTSLLKSMDEDLAEAADDNDHPYEMWLWPLTGEVYWQGVYEREREERYRLKMDKKRKTREKLLDRMKHGYVQKALGRLKL, encoded by the exons ATGAACAAGGATCCTTCATCATTGATGCTATCTACGGTGATGAAGAATTTGAAGGGACTTGGCTATTTGTTCAAG ATATATGCACTACAAGATGGTGATGCTCGAGAAATTTGGGAGGAAATAGGAGGTGAAATCTTGAATTTAAGTCCTGAAAGACATGGTCATATTGATTGGTCAAT TTTTGAAGGTATAATAGCAGATTCTCTTGAAGTGAAGGATGCCATTTCAAG CCTTATGCAGGAGCCTTTCTGCTCTATTCCACTCGTTTGGATAATTCAAGAGGATACCCTTGCAAATCGCCTTCAGATGTATGAAAGGAATCAATGGAACCATATCATATCTCACTGGAAGAGTGCTTTTTGCAGGGCTAATGTTGTTGTCTTTCCTGATTATTCTTTGCCG ATGTTATATAGTGTGCTTGACACTGGAAACTTCTTTGTGATTCCTGGATCACCAGTAGATGTTTGGGCTGCAGAAAGCTACACTAAGACACACTCCAAATTGGTATTACGGAAGGAAAATGGTTTCTGTGAAGATGATGTGGTGGTTTTGGTTATTGGAAGCTCATTTTTCTTTGCTGAGCTGTCATGGGATTATGCTGTGGCAATGCATGATTTGGAGCCACTCTTACTCAATTATGCTGGGAGAGAAGAaggcaaggagaccttcaagttTGTCTTCTTATGTGGAAACTCCAGCAGTCAGTATGATGATGCTTTGCAG GACATTGCCACTCGTTTGGGACTTTATCAAGGATCTCTAAGACATTTTGGCGTTCATGGTGATCCTAATGGGTTGATATTGATGGCTGACATTGTACTGTATGCTTCTCCACAAGATGAGCAGGGTTTTCCACCATTACTGACACGAGCAATGTCCTTTGGAATGCCTATTGTTGCATTAGAAAATCCTGTCATAAAGAGACAT GTTGCTGATCAGGTCCAAGGGATGATCGTTGCCAAACATAACCCTGATGCGCTAATCAAAGCTTTCTCACTTCTGATATCGGAAGCAAAATTACTGAAGCTTGCCCATTCTATTGCTTCCTCTGGCAGGCTTCTAGCAAAGAATATGCTAGCATCAGAATGTGTAATGAGTTATGCAAAGTTGCTTGAGAATATCCTCAATTTTCCATCAGATGTCTTGCTTCCTGGTAACACTTCTCAGCTTAAGCAGACTTCATGGGAGTGGAACTTCTTCCAGGAAGAAATTGATAAAAAAGCTGGTGACCTTGCAAATCCACATAGCAGAGGTTATGGATTAAGTTTGGGTGTTGtatacaatattgaagaagacATGGCCAATCTATTGCCCTTAAAGAATGTCTCTGGCAATGATTTAGAAGCTCTGGACGGGGATTTTCCTACACATTTAGATTGGGATATTTTGAGGGAAATGGAAAGTTCTGAGGAACTGGAGTCTTTGGAAATGGAGGAG ATTGAAGAAAGAATGGAGAAAGCGATTGGTGATTGGGATGAATTATATCGTAATGCTCGAAAATCTGAAAAGCTTaagtttgaaatgaatgaaagaGATGAAGGAGAGCTGGAAAGGACTGGGCAACCTTTGTGCATCTATGAGATTTACCATGGAGCTGGAGCTTGGCAATTTCTACATCATGGTTCTTTGTACCGTGGGTTGAGTCTC TCTACTCGGGCCAGAAGATTGAGGTCAGATGATGTTGATGCAGTTGCTCGGCTTCCTGTCCTGAATGACACATATTACCGAGACGTACTTTGTGAGATTGGAGGCATGTTTTCAGTTGCGAATGGTGTTGATAATATCCATAAGCGACCTTGGATCGGTTTTCAGTCTTGGCGTGCTGCTGGGAGGAAG GCAAGTCTCTCTACAAAAGCTGAGCAGGTTCTGGAAGAAGTAGTACAAAAAAATACTAAAGGAGATGTGATATACTTTTGGGCGATGTTGGACATGGATGGTGGATTTATGGGGAGGAATGACGTGCTTACTTTTTGGTCCATGTGTGACATCTTAAATGGAGGAAACTGCAG AAGTGCCTTTGAAGATGCATTCCGTATAATGTATGCCCTACCGTCACATGTAGAAGCCCTTCCACCCATGCCTGAAGATGGAGGGCGCTGGTCAGCCCTACATAGCTGGGTCATGCCAACCTCTTCTTTTCTGGAGTTCATTATGTTTTCCAG GATTTTTGTGGATTCTCTCGATTATTTGCGTGTAAATTCAAGCAACATGACTTCTTGTTTGTTGGGGTCTTCAGTGTTGGAG AAGCAGCATTGTTACTGTCGGGTGATGGAACTTCTGGTCAACGTATGGGCATATCATAGTGCACGTAGGATGGTTTACATTGATCCCCACTCAGGTTTGCTGGAGGAACAACATCCGATAGAACAACGGAAAGGATTTATGTGGGCGAAGTACTTCAACACCTCATTATTGAAAAGTATGGATGAAGACCTTGCTGAAGCAGCAGATGACAATGACCATCCATATGAAATGTGGTTATGGCCATTAACAGGGGAAGTTTACTGGCAAGGTGTATATGAGCGTGAGAGGGAAGAAAGATATAGGTTGAAGATGGACAagaagagaaaaacaagagagaaactaCTCGACAGGATGAAACATGGATATGTGCAGAAGGCACTTGGAAGATTGAAGCTGTAG